In one window of Pseudomonas sp. IAC-BECa141 DNA:
- a CDS encoding amidohydrolase family protein, with amino-acid sequence MKRIGLKAACVVGFDGTQHVLWRDGEVVFAGSRIEFVGRGYQEPLDQWIDYGNALIGPGFIDLDALGDLDSTVLTLDNGDERAMGRMWSAEYLASGPRESFSLEEEVFKYRYAFTQLIRNGITTAMPITSMYYREWAETYDEFAAVADVAGELGLRTYLGPCYMSGMSYWRADGSLAHHWDEARGLAGLDAAERFFKDFDGAHAGLIRGALLPDRIQTCTPALLQRTSALSCELNAPMRLHCCQAPGEVAMVEQLRGTTPLGWLQQLDLLTPRSLLPHGIYTSGDDDLQRVIDGGASLVHCPLVFARDGEALNSFGRYRAKGINFALGTDTWPADLLANMRHGLNIARLMEGGPTLTSSLDLYNAATLGGAKALGRDDLGRLAPGAKADITVFNLRGLHLGPLFDPLKNLLLAGRGDDCIASFIDGRCVMHDGQVNGVDYPTLQRQAQRQYEKLMRSHSDRAFGRPDWKTLFQPAIPFADDYSAEAPLSAIDPLL; translated from the coding sequence GTGAAACGGATCGGCCTCAAGGCCGCTTGCGTGGTCGGTTTCGACGGCACGCAGCATGTGCTGTGGCGTGACGGCGAAGTGGTATTTGCCGGCTCGCGCATCGAATTTGTCGGGCGCGGTTATCAAGAGCCGTTGGATCAGTGGATCGATTACGGCAATGCGCTGATCGGGCCCGGTTTCATTGATCTGGATGCCCTCGGCGATCTCGATTCCACGGTACTGACCCTGGACAACGGCGACGAACGCGCGATGGGCCGCATGTGGTCGGCGGAGTACCTGGCGAGCGGCCCGCGTGAGTCGTTCAGCCTGGAAGAAGAAGTCTTCAAATACCGCTACGCCTTTACCCAGTTGATCCGCAACGGCATCACCACAGCGATGCCAATCACCTCGATGTACTACCGCGAATGGGCGGAGACCTACGACGAGTTTGCCGCTGTCGCCGACGTGGCGGGCGAACTGGGGCTGCGCACGTACCTCGGCCCCTGCTACATGAGCGGCATGAGTTACTGGCGTGCCGACGGCAGCCTCGCCCACCACTGGGATGAGGCCCGGGGGCTGGCCGGGCTGGACGCGGCCGAACGGTTCTTCAAGGATTTCGATGGCGCGCATGCGGGGTTGATTCGCGGTGCGTTGCTGCCGGATCGCATCCAGACCTGCACCCCGGCACTGCTGCAACGTACGTCTGCATTGAGCTGCGAGCTGAATGCACCGATGCGTCTGCATTGTTGTCAGGCGCCTGGCGAAGTGGCGATGGTCGAACAGTTGCGCGGCACCACGCCGCTGGGCTGGTTGCAGCAACTCGACCTGCTCACTCCGCGCAGTCTGTTACCCCACGGCATCTACACCTCGGGCGATGACGATCTGCAACGGGTCATCGACGGCGGCGCGAGTCTGGTGCACTGCCCGCTGGTGTTCGCCCGTGACGGCGAGGCACTGAACTCGTTCGGCCGTTATCGCGCCAAGGGCATCAACTTCGCCCTTGGCACCGACACCTGGCCAGCGGATTTGCTGGCAAACATGCGCCACGGACTGAACATCGCCCGGTTGATGGAAGGCGGGCCCACGCTGACCAGCAGCCTCGATCTGTACAACGCCGCCACCCTCGGCGGTGCCAAGGCCTTGGGCCGTGATGACCTCGGTCGCCTGGCACCCGGCGCCAAGGCGGATATCACCGTGTTCAACCTGCGCGGACTGCACCTGGGCCCGTTATTCGATCCACTGAAAAACCTGCTGCTGGCCGGACGCGGCGACGACTGCATCGCCAGTTTCATCGACGGTCGCTGCGTGATGCACGACGGTCAGGTCAACGGCGTCGACTACCCCACGCTGCAACGTCAGGCCCAACGCCAATACGAAAAACTGATGCGCAGCCACAGCGACCGGGCCTTTGGCCGACCGGACTGGAAAACCCTGTTCCAGCCGGCCATTCCGTTCGCCGACGACTACAGCGCCGAAGCGCCGTTGAGCGCCATCGATCCACTTCTTTAG
- a CDS encoding flavin reductase family protein: protein MHSFDFSQLSPREKYKILIGSVVPRPIALVTTIDGEGRVNAAPFSFFNALSADPPILALGVENYGDQSPKDTTRNIQMNQEFTVNIVSDALVEAMNVCAVPFAPGFDELTAAGLTAIPGTSVKCPRIGEAPVALECRRMMALNIGQSREIIFGEVLMAHVRDELIDPKTLYIDQLGLDAIGRMGGHGYARTRDYFDLPTRSLQAWTEAPGGGERFWPAR, encoded by the coding sequence ATGCACAGCTTCGATTTCAGCCAACTGAGCCCACGGGAAAAGTACAAGATTCTGATCGGCAGCGTGGTGCCGCGCCCGATTGCACTGGTCACCACCATCGACGGCGAAGGCCGGGTCAATGCGGCGCCGTTCAGCTTCTTCAATGCGCTGTCGGCGGATCCGCCCATACTCGCGCTCGGCGTGGAGAACTATGGCGACCAGAGCCCAAAGGACACCACGCGCAATATCCAGATGAATCAGGAATTCACTGTCAACATCGTCAGCGACGCATTGGTGGAAGCCATGAACGTCTGTGCCGTGCCGTTCGCGCCGGGTTTCGATGAGTTGACCGCAGCGGGCCTGACGGCAATTCCCGGCACCTCGGTCAAATGCCCGCGAATCGGCGAAGCACCGGTGGCGCTGGAATGTCGGCGGATGATGGCGCTGAACATCGGCCAGTCGCGGGAGATCATTTTTGGCGAGGTGTTGATGGCGCATGTGCGCGACGAGTTGATCGACCCGAAAACCCTGTACATCGATCAATTGGGGCTGGATGCGATCGGACGCATGGGCGGCCATGGTTATGCGCGGACCCGGGATTACTTCGATTTGCCGACCCGCTCGTTGCAAGCGTGGACGGAAGCGCCGGGAGGTGGCGAGCGGTTTTGGCCTGCCAGATAA